In Salvelinus sp. IW2-2015 linkage group LG8, ASM291031v2, whole genome shotgun sequence, the sequence ATATGTTAGCTGACTGGACCTAAAAGCGTGGCTGTCTGGTCTCACTCCTGGAGGTAGACGCATGCTTCTTTTCTCCTTCCGCAAGCTTAGGCGGAACGAGCAAGTTCTTCCGGTGTAGAAAAACACACTAGTACTAAACAACTAAAGATTGTAGTGCCAGTAGCTTTGCTAACCCACACAGTAGGAAAGCCAATATCAACGATAGCCAATCTAGCGGTGCTTCACTTTATAATAAAATGCTTGGATTTCAATGACATTCTCTTTTACGCTGACCTCAATTTCGACTGACAACACTATTACTTTACCCCGTCAATTTCAATGTCTTTCTGCGAGACTAAGTCGCTGTGTTTTCCTCCACGTTAGGTCATCAGTATAAAGGACAATGACAGTCTGGCTGCACGCCTGGCTGTGGAGATGAAGGCAGACCTGCTCATCGCTCTCTCTGACGTAGAAGGTAGATTGCTCACACAGCAACACATTAACACCCATTAGGTAACGCGCCATCTGCCTGCACTCTGGCTCAAAACAATACACGGTAATTTAGGAGCATTACTGTAAGAGGGGGAACTACAGAGGGGTATACTGCAAAGTAGGATCAAGGAGTTAGCCAGCTCACTTGCCTAAatattatgttgttttttttagaaaGATACAGtaagcttgaaatgggcatggtcttATTGACTCAACTGAAAACACGTATTcaagtttagctttcttaatgaaccagaaatcagtagttatttctggttgtttatcctACTTCGTGGGTATACCCCTCAGGTCTTtttggttgtgttcattaggccctgaatggaagaaaacagacttaAACTGGCCGTGACTACCTGGACTTGTACAATAGGAAacactcatttttgttttctgtcagAACTTTTTAAAAATGTCTTCCCGTTACGTACCCTAATAAACACGACCCTGGTTGTATTTGGAAATCACTGATGGATTGGACAGGGAGGTAATCTTTGTCCATGTTAGGCTAGCACCAAAGGAAACAATCATGTAACCATAGTTACCTCCTATCTCTTGTAGGACTGTACGACAGCCCTCCTGGATCGGATGACGCCAAACTCATTGACATCTTCTACCCTGGAGACCAGCAGTCGATCACCTATGGGGCAAAATCCAGGGTGGGTTTAGGAGGCATGGAGGCAAAGGTAATTACAAAGACACGCGTAGGTTAGAATAGAAAATTGTGTCGTTCAATACATGTAAGAGTTGAGGACTACATGTAAGAGTTGAGGACTACATGTAAGAGTTGAGTACTACATGTAAGAGTTGAGGACTACATGTAAGAGTTGAGGACTACATGTAAGAGTTGAGGACTACACATCTGTAATCAGGTTTTAAGAAAGTCTTTGTAATTAGTTACAGACTTTGGAACTCTGTGTCAGAGATATTTGGCATCAACAATGGCATCCGTCTTTCCATTGGGGGCCAAATCCTTACTGGAGAAACAAGTGGGGAATTCAAATAGCCTACGTGTATTCCCACCTCTACTACCCCCAGGTAAAGGCTGCCCTGTGGGCCTTACAGGGGGGCACGTCAGTAGTCATCGCCAACGGCACCCACCCCAAGGTGACGGGCCACGTGATCACTGACATCGTGGAGGGCAAGAAAGTGGGCACCTTCTTCTCCGAGGTCAAACCTGCCGGTGAGTTCTACTGGGATCATCTCTTTGGGACGGACACCGACGATGAAGGTTATTAGAATGAGGATGATTATGACAACAATGAGCATAATGGTGAGGATCATGGTGATTGTAGTTCTTCTAATGAAGACGATTTAGGATTATGATCACGCGTGCTGATGTCCAATGCTCCCTTTTGCTGTTTTGTATCTGTTGTCTGTGCTCATCCGCCGTAACGTGTCCATCTCCAGGCCCCACCGTGGAGCAGCAGACTGAGATGGCCCGGAACTCCGGCAGAACCCTGGCAGCCCTGCACCCGGACCAGGTCAGACACTCATACACAGTTATATAGTATACGTGATCCCAGGTGTGTCTGCAGTTAGTTGAATCTTTAGTGAATCGTTCCCACCCCAGAGAGGCGCGATCATCTGTCACCTGGCAGACCTGCTGGttgagaagaaggaggagatccTTGCTGCCAACAAGACGGACATGGACCTAGCAGCCAATGCGGGTGACTATTCCCGTCACGTCCGTCTTATCTCTCTGATTGAATCGATGGTGTTTGTCAAAACAGGTCCTACTCGCAGGGACGTTTTACTAACCAAAATCCTGTTGTGTGACTGTGATAGGATGTTGATCATTTGAGGGTGCTGTTGCATTTGAAGGTGTATAAGAGCAGCGCTTGAGTAGTTGAAGGGATAGTCAGGGGTTTTCAACGACATCTCATTTCTTTGTGTTCTCCATCCCCCTATCAGGCCAGTTGTCGTCAGCCCTGCTCAATCGTCTGAGCCTGTCCCCGGCCAAGCTGAATAGCCTGGCTATAGGGCTGAGACAGATAGCCGTAGCCTCTCAGGACAGCGTGGGCAGAGTGCTGCGTAGGACCAGAGTAGCCCACAACTTAGAGCTGGAGCAGATCACTGTGCCCATAGGAGTACTGCTGGTCATCTTCGAGGCCCGCCCGGACTGCTTACCGCaggtaatgtgtttgtgtgtgcgtttggGCTCGTCTATGTGTGTGAGAGTTGTGCTTGTGCATCGTGGACCATCTTTTGGTAAGATGGGGTGGTGTTCGTGCTGGTGGTTATGCAATTCTGTGGATAAAAGGCTATTGTTCTCATTTGTGTGTAGGTATCAGCTCTAGCCATAGCCAGCGGTAATGCTCTGCTGGCGAAGGGGGGTAAGGAAGCAGCCAACACCAACCGCGTCTTACATGAGCTGACCCAGGAAGCACTGGACATCCACGGGGTCAAAGAGGCTGTACAGCTGGTAATCATAGCTGGAAAAAAACATTCCATTTAAGAAAAACGGCATGGAAGATATTTAAATACCATATTTTATACTGAAATCCTAGTATTCGAAATCGTAGAACACTAGGTATGGGCGAATTCTGTGTTACTCTGCCAGTAGTAAATATAGTCAGACACCATCCAAAAGAATCCTTTCATTCCTCCTTTCCTAAGGTGAGTGCTGTCCTGTACGTACAGGACAGCACTTACTGCACTCACGTCAGCGGAGAAATGAATACAACGTAGCACAGTGTATTCCCCCTATAGAAAAAATAAATCCCAGAATGCAGTAGGGTTTATTTTGCGTGTTCCAGGTGAGTACCCGTGAGGAGGTGGAGGACCTGTGTAGACTAGATAAGATGATAGACCTGATCATCCCGCGAGGCTCGTCTCAGCTGGTCAGGAACATCCAGAGAGCAGCCAAGAGCATCCCAGTGCTGGGCCACAGTGAGGGCATCTGCCACGTCTACGTCGACTCGGAGGCCGCCATCGACAAGGTCATCAAGATCGGTCAGTGGGACAATACAAGCAGacacacctgtcacacacacattttcatttaCTACCAATGAAGGAGAAGGAGTGATTGATTGACGTTTTCTCTCTCCAGTCAGAGACTCTAAATGTGACTACCCTGCGGCCTGCAATGCTATGGAAACGCTGTTGATGCACAGGGATATCCTCAGGACCACTCTGTTTGACCAGATCATAGACATGCTCCGCACCGAACGggtaagaccacacacacacacacacacacacacactcaaatacgcAGGTACAGACACATTGACATAAACAAGTGATattatcctcctcttcatctcctcttaAATACAGGTTCAAATCACTTGGCTAAATAAGATACAGTAAGGACCGACTGGCTGCTTGTTTGGTGGAATGGTTGGTTACATTTGACTAcaacttcaaatcaaatatttattttctttcactGAGGTTGGGTTGAGGTGGATGATTAACCGCGTTTTTCATGTCTCATTGTTGACGGTTTATGCTTCTAAAACCAAATTCACAAAAATGAACATTAACAATTTACAATCCAATTGATGATAATCATAACAAAAAGACTTCCAAGTATCACTAAAACTTTTGTTGTGATTCGCTATGACAGGTCTATCTATGgaaactttggtaatttatactctTAACTTAAGAAAAATCTATTCATATAAAATATTCATTTTGTTCTTGATCTGTGTAACTGTGTTCATATTGCCTAAGAGTCTCTAGCAGATAGATCATATGGTTAAAGAGAAAATAGCCTGATTAATGAAAAAATAATCATCAACAATGACATAATTTGCAATTAtttctgcaactcttccaactactGACTTTTCACAACTGCCAACGGTTTGGCGTCTAAACATTTACAGCAGACATATTGCCatcgtaaaataaataaaagcatgttaaaatataaaggatattccatgctgaaaccctcatattaaaccccAATGGTATTCACGAAGTTGATGGGTTATATTTAGGatcatgttttacagctttgtcattctatttatttgttgttgatttaaagTCATCTTATTTTATTATCTTTGTcatgttgtgaaaattctgtctagtttactggtaaacttaagTTACcggtaatataccctccctttgcaaccctagatcCAAGCAAACTCCccgatttgattgattgattaattgaccgATCGCCGTATGTAATGATGACCCTCTTCCCAATGTGACCCCTTTAGGTGAAGATCCACGCTGGCCCCAGGTTCGCCTCCTACCTGACCTTTAGCCCATCGGAGGTCAAGTCTCTGAGGACAGAATACGGGGATCTGGAGTGCTGCATCGAGGTGGTGGACAGCATGCAGGAGGCTATAGACCATATCCACAGATATGGCAGCTCCCACACCGACGTCATTGTTACTGAAAACGGTAGCTATGACTGTCTGGCTATGTAATAGTTGTGAgaagtttctctctttctcttttgtctTCAACTTGATTCACCCAAGTTAGTCTGGGTGAGAGAGACCAAGTCTCGCTGTCAAGAGAGACCTGTCcgtctctcttttccccccttgtccctttcttcctctctttctctaataAGTAATGACAGCATTTTTTGGCTTAGTGTAAAACCTCCCCATGAGACTACTTTGAAGAGGACAGAACTGATTTGAATGTAAAATAGGTTTTGCTAAGGGATCTTTGTTATTAATTTATATGTAGTGATATGATTGATATTCTTCTTGAATGTTATTTTCCCCTCAAgttttataatacattttgatGGAGTACTTTACTGACAATATCTAAGATCGGTTGAATTATAGATGGATTTTTAGTTGGTTCCGTGCAGAGGACAGAGCATTTTCTCTCTTTGTTctaccatctagtggccacagATTGTATAATATGTCGATCTCAGTGGAATGATCCATTGTGTGTAATAGAGGAAATATAGCTGATGACCGTGACaatgacggtagctgtgatgatGATTCTTACAGAGGACACAGCGGAGCAGTTCCTGCAGCAGCTGGACAGTGCTTGTGTGTTTTGGAACGCCAGTTCACGATTCGCAGATGGATACCGCTTCGGTTTGGGTATGCATAGTTTTTGAAATTTCTATCACTGACTTCCTGTTCAACTATCTCACTCACTCCCTGTCTCACTCCCTCTAGGTGCTGAGGTGGGCATCAGTACAGCTCGTATCCATGCCCGGGGCCCCGTGGGCCTTGAGGGTCTCCTCACCACCAAGTGGGTTCTGAGAGGAGACGGTCACACCGCAGCAGACTTTTCTGAACACGGCACCTTGAAGTACCTCCACGAGAACCTACCAGTCACACAGCCACAGCCCAGACAGATGGCTGCTCAGCGTGAGGACTGACAGAGGACCTCCAAATAAGAGACACGCTCAACCACTTCCTCAAGAGCAAAGCTATCCCCTGGTACCAAAAAAACACTCCCATTGTCTTATTAATTCACTCTGGATCAGAGTTTACATCGATTTGTAATTCTACCTCGGCTCTCAAAAGTTTAATTGCGGTGTTTACCTCACTCAGTATTCCAGTCGCTGCTTGTTCATGGGCCCTGCCTGTGACCAAGCAGTGAATACACTCATTATTGGTAACATTGACCCTGTTGGACTGTAGAAGGTCTCACATCCTTGGTTCAGGCTTTAATTGGTCTAGAAGATATTATACGCAATAGGGATGAGTTAGGTGCGTATACGCTCTCCAGGATGCACACCTAATGGGAATTGTTGCTCAAGATAGTTTACATCAGCGTTATTATCACTATCAAGAGGTTTCCCCCTTGGTTTTAGTTCCTTTTGATTGGTCTGTTGTGCTGTACACTTATGAATGGCTGCTCAATCAGGTCTGACCCTTACCCTGAAAGTATTGATTTGGTCTCACACAAGAGACTAACGTTTACATTTACTCTAATTAGAAGTGATACAAGTGCACAACCAAACCAGTTTTTACGCTAGGTTTACGGCTAAACCTAATTTGGGGAGGGTACTGATGTGTCATTTTATATAGTGCTTGAAGTATAGGTCTTCATGGCCAAAAATTTTATGAATTGCTGTTAACACTACTACTGCAATCTTTATTTATATGCGGTTAAATGACTAGTGATGAACCACTGGATAAACAATATTTAAGTCTTAAATGTCTTTTGTCATAACAATATGAGATTGATGAATAAGAAATTGACCCGATCTGATTCGTAAGCCTTCAAGTTAGATTTTATATATAAGACTTTATGTTCTTCTTTTGAATGCAAATGATTTACTCTCCTGCTTTTGCTTTTTTTCATGCTGTCTATTAATGTGGAATTTACAGTGCCCAGAGCCTCTGTCAAACACAAGAGCAGTAATTGACAAGCTGCTTCCCATCTCATCCAAGGGACTACTGCCTTAAGATACAGTGCCGCTGTAACATTCCAGCCTATGAGCTTTATATCTGATGTCAAGTAACGCACTCTACAGATCAGTTCAGGTTTTTTGTAATTCATAGACCGtattgtagaataaaagtttTTGTTGAATATGAATTGGATTTATTTTGTATGGGATTTTACATGCAAACCACCACTCTTTCTACTTCCACAAATAACAAATTAGCACCAAAGAAGTCATACTGATCTGAAAACAAACGTCTAAAAAGACTTTTTAATGGTTCTCATCTGGGAATAGGACTTTGCTGTAAGTGGGGCATGGAAGATTGAAGACAATACTATAGAGGTTTAATTATCCAGCTATCAGGAAAGAAAGCGGGAAAGAACTGAGACTAATAATGGAATCACAGAGTATATTCTTCTGTGGTTTTTCTACTCGCAGATAAAGAATTCATCCTCCAAAATGCACTACTTACCCTTCAATCAGCCTCCCATCACAAATACAAAGGGTTCATAGATGAAGAATAGACGGGGTCTACTCAGATCTCACTGTTTTTGTACGCTTTCTTTGGAAGGAGCTTGATATTTGTAATGTGAAGAATGGCTTGCAGAGGTAGAGAGTCTGATACGTGGCTGTTGAGGAATATTTTGCTGGTCTAGAATCGCCAATTGAGCGATCATGCAGCTTTAGGCCTATTAGATGAGATCATGTATCTTTTGGCCTAGTAGGTTCCTATACGTGTTTATTTCATTACCATAAAGAGGTAAACATActggaacacatacagtacataatgtACATGGCTGATACTAGATTGAGATCACTGCATCATCATGACCTCCGGGCATGAACTTCCATTTACGACAGACGTCAAGCACCCTGTGAATCTCCTGTCATCTTTTCTCTGACGTTTCTCCGTTTAGGCAGAGCCAAATCCCATGTTGCACCCTGTTGACACACTGACGAGCGTGgggattggagtccacatgtatCAGAGGACGCGGGGCAAATGACTGGACTTTTACAGCAAAGTCGACAGTCCTTTAATTGAACATTACTCAAGGCCAAAACTCATATTTCTTATTTTGCTTGATCTTAAGAGACTCTCAAAAGTGTTCCCTGCTGAGCTTCACATTTTTTTGAATCAATAATTAACGGTCAGTTATTTATTCATGTGCATCTTTGCCAATTATGGGCGTCTAATTAACAATTTCAataattgatatttatttctGAAAGGGTTTCGTATCTCTGGCTGATGAAAAATGCATGAGCAGGGATGCAAACGTGGTTTTGTTTTTTTGGTTCTGAGAGGGCTTGATGCTCGGGGCTAGTACCAGGACACTTTGACTCTTCCTCTTTGAGTTGGCGCTATCCCTGTGATGTGGGTCTAATACGGGCTTCTTTCATGGACCCCAAGCGCCTGCTCGGCACCATGTGATCTCATAAAAACTCCTACAAGCCTATCCTCATATAGCCTTTTTTTTGTTCTTTAATAACCGGCTTCAAAGAATAATATCAGTTTCCATGATCATTTTGCTTTGTGTATGGGGGGGAAGATCTCATATCAGTCTGCAGAAACTGGTCGAGTTGGACCTTGGTGCATTTCCCTCTGtggctatccaactcgatggCTAATGTTTGAAACTCCAAAGAATTACCGTTAACAAAAGTATGCATACAAGTGTGTTCCTGTAACCTCTTgactaactgcctgtagctcaggacctgaagcaatgatatgcatattattgataccatttgaaggaaacactttgaagtttgtggaaatgtgaaattaatgtaggagaataacacattagatctggtaaaagataatacaaacaaaaaatgtgttttctatatatttgttctgccatctttgaaatgcaagagaaaggccatacattgAGATAGGAtcctaggtgtaatttagatgttgtccgtgtgtgcaaagtttcagtgAATAATTACGTCGCTACACAAtatctgccaggagtttgcccaaatgtgccaaattgggtgtggagccagagacagcggtggggtcaaactgtagaacccagttcctacatttgaatataaaaatatatttttttcaaacaaaactacactacattttatctctgggaccttcAGAGGGGAATCTATCAAACCATTTgcatgataaaagtgttttgttgttgtgcactatcctcaaacaatagcatgatattcttttgggctgtaatagctactgtaaattggacactgcagttagattaacaagaatttaagctttctgcccatataagacatgtctatgtcccggaaagttggctgttgtttacaacgttttctagtcacattatcgcatattgagcaacaactgtcccggtttagggacaccaatGTCGTAGAGgttaaaaacacaaaaaaaagtcCCTTTGGTTGACTTTGATCAAGTTTTCATTTATTTTGCTTCTAATAGAACAGGAGGTTGAGGGCTGGCAAAGCACATCATTCTGCTCTGTAACAACAAAAGCCAGAGAGTCCATCACTGTTACCATACTAGCATCGCCTGAGCCCTGAGGTCTACTTTCCCAGTCTAAGCAAAGCAGCAAAGACCCAACACCAACTGGTCCAAAACCCCCAATCACGTTAATGTGATTTCAGGGTCAGAAGACCACAGTAGATACACAACAGTCAAACAGTGCTAGCAATAAAGGGTAGGGGTACAGTACAGGATTTATAATAGGGTTGCATTAGGGGAGGATGAGGGTCTCAGTTGACCTTCAGGGGGTCTCAGTGACGCGTCTCAGGGAGCCGATGGTGGGGTTGGAGCTTCCCCACTCGCTGTGCCTCCTGTACTCGCCAGGACGAAGGAAGTACTGACGACCCCTGTAGTGGGGGTGCTCGTGGAGGATCCAGTAACCCTCCATGACGTTGGCGGAGGAGATGTCTCGGCTGTGGAAGCGCTCGTGAAGGTCGGGGCAgtcctccatcacctccatgTTCTGACCCCCAAAGTCAGAGCGCTCGTAGATCTTCATCCTGTAGTTTCCATGATACTGGGAAAGACAGACGAAATGGAGAATGGATATAGTAAATGTTGACTGTACTTGTTGACAAGTCAACAAGTActgttgacttgacaaacagtATATAGATGGTAATGTAAATGTTCCATTATGAGAATGAAACATAACTTCAACCATGAAGTTTGTGAAGAAGAAATGCACCATGTGTTTTAAAACAAGGTGTTcaaaatagggtggcatttgtgaATGTATTTGTCATAGCCTCAGCCAAATGTCAGTAAGATTCTCGACCCAAGCAATGACAGTAAATGCTAAGATAGAAAAAATCTGTAGACACTGCGGCCCTCAACTCAAGGGACTGAAAACTATGTGGGACTGAGGACACCTGATGTAGTACACTCACAGGGGGCACCATACGGCAGGAGCGGATGCAGTCGTTGAAGCCCGCCCATCGCTGGTAGTCGGGGTACTCGCCCTTGTTCAGCATGTATTGGTAGCCAGTGTAGTTGGGCTTCTCGTAGGCCACCCAACAGCCACTTTCCACCTTTATGGAGTTACAGCGGCTGAAGTGGTTGTGCATCTCAGCACAGTCGCTGCTGCACTCATAGTGCCGGCCCTGGAAGTTCTTGTCCTCGTAGAAGATTAtctagaagagagagatggaaacttAAAATCAAAATGATACACTCATGATAACACATATCGAGGAAATGTTTTACAACATATCACAGAATAAAAACAGAATTCCATTTTCATTCAAAATGATTTTTATCATTAACTGCATTCCAATATACACAATTTATGATGTATAATTGAAATAAACCAAGCTTATCatcataatatatatttttagtgcATGTGACTCCACTTCTCATTTTCATATCCCAAAAACCACACATCCTTGAGGCACCAAGCCCTGCCCACAGGTGATACTTCATTGTTGCACGCACTTCACCTGTCACAGGTGATGCTGCTCCACCACGTAACCCATTTGATGTTCATTGTTTTGAAAGGCTAGAAAGTATGCCAGCAATTtagtaaaatatttttaaaacgtCAACAGAAAGCAAGCAAAACAACTCGACAAGAGGAGCAAATGACTTCCATCTTCTGGTTTCGTTATATATCTGGAAAATGTTATTGCTGATAAGCaatacattttgggactatgtcaacaatggactaatgaaacaaacacaGTTTTCCTTTAAGTTTAACTGTAAGACTGAACAAGTGAAAAACTTCGTAAAATGTAAAAAGATACGCTACTTACACAAGTAGGCGCCTAGCATTTATTGAAGTCCACATAGGTCTAAATGTGAATAAAATTAATCTGTTAATTTACAAAATGTTAACATGCCAAAAGTGTTAATTTTAAAATACAAGAATAATATACATAATGTGTTGCAAAATGTATTGTCGGGCCACAGTTAACCCATTCATAGATGCTAACTGCTTAAGCGCCTATTGAATATAGTATCTTCTGgttgggggagttttgttaagttCCCCGACGCTCATTCTGAACGTTAAAACGCGTCACTTGTGGTaaggttttggaaacataaggaatatatcatatcagcgagaaataatgatacaaaaaatatttaattactacacacctttaaaGGGCcattagggttagtgttcccacacggccatatctccagGTTACATAACTTGTTTACGGAAGAGAGACGGAAgactaattagctatctagcgtgctccgaacacctgtgtgtaagcgtaAGGGACACGCTCTTTTCACGCCACTTTGATACAAAGtaattttcctaaccttaacctcagtctcctaacctgTTATGAAAAAGTCACTTTAGTatcgaaaaatatatatttcacgtAAGTGTAACTTGGGAGGAATTGTAGTTTGTCAACTGGAGGCACACACAGTTTGTGGATCTGTGCTAAACTTTTACAGTGAGTGTATCTTTattattggaaaataatttctcgcagatatgaaagataaggggcATATATATTTCGAAAAAGGTTTGAAAGCGATgattattgacgtttctaaacgCTAAACAACGTCGGAATTGAAGTTGACATGGTGCCAACGGTGGGCGAATGTAACCGCTGAAAACCCTACTGACGAAGAAGAAGGGTTTTCGAGAGCTAGGCCACAGTGTCCAATTAGCAGTAACAGAAATCAGGTGTGCCAACTCTCACCCCAGTAACGTTATGATTCAACTGA encodes:
- the LOC111967694 gene encoding delta-1-pyrroline-5-carboxylate synthase isoform X3, translating into MLQNQGREMMIVTSGAVAFGKQRLRHEILLSQSVRQALHSGQNQLKDMSVPVLEARACAAAGQSGLMALYEAMFTQYSTCTAQVLVTNLDFHDDQKRQNLNSTLQELLRMNIVPIINTNDAVVPPPEPNSDLQGVNVISIKDNDSLAARLAVEMKADLLIALSDVEGLYDSPPGSDDAKLIDIFYPGDQQSITYGAKSRVGLGGMEAKVKAALWALQGGTSVVIANGTHPKVTGHVITDIVEGKKVGTFFSEVKPAGPTVEQQTEMARNSGRTLAALHPDQRGAIICHLADLLVEKKEEILAANKTDMDLAANAGQLSSALLNRLSLSPAKLNSLAIGLRQIAVASQDSVGRVLRRTRVAHNLELEQITVPIGVLLVIFEARPDCLPQVSALAIASGNALLAKGGKEAANTNRVLHELTQEALDIHGVKEAVQLVSTREEVEDLCRLDKMIDLIIPRGSSQLVRNIQRAAKSIPVLGHSEGICHVYVDSEAAIDKVIKIVRDSKCDYPAACNAMETLLMHRDILRTTLFDQIIDMLRTERVKIHAGPRFASYLTFSPSEVKSLRTEYGDLECCIEVVDSMQEAIDHIHRYGSSHTDVIVTENEDTAEQFLQQLDSACVFWNASSRFADGYRFGLGAEVGISTARIHARGPVGLEGLLTTKWVLRGDGHTAADFSEHGTLKYLHENLPVTQPQPRQMAAQRED
- the LOC111967694 gene encoding delta-1-pyrroline-5-carboxylate synthase isoform X1, yielding MLLQRLSLCAGLPLGPRTQSTIICPRLAKPLTQVSLARANGNSFAHRGELRQAKRIVVKLGSAVVTRGDECGLALGRLASVVEQVAMLQNQGREMMIVTSGAVAFGKQRLRHEILLSQSVRQALHSGQNQLKDMSVPVLEARACAAAGQSGLMALYEAMFTQYSTCTAQVLVTNLDFHDDQKRQNLNSTLQELLRMNIVPIINTNDAVVPPPEPNSDLQGVNVISIKDNDSLAARLAVEMKADLLIALSDVEGLYDSPPGSDDAKLIDIFYPGDQQSITYGAKSRVGLGGMEAKVKAALWALQGGTSVVIANGTHPKVTGHVITDIVEGKKVGTFFSEVKPAGPTVEQQTEMARNSGRTLAALHPDQRGAIICHLADLLVEKKEEILAANKTDMDLAANAGQLSSALLNRLSLSPAKLNSLAIGLRQIAVASQDSVGRVLRRTRVAHNLELEQITVPIGVLLVIFEARPDCLPQVSALAIASGNALLAKGGKEAANTNRVLHELTQEALDIHGVKEAVQLVSTREEVEDLCRLDKMIDLIIPRGSSQLVRNIQRAAKSIPVLGHSEGICHVYVDSEAAIDKVIKIVRDSKCDYPAACNAMETLLMHRDILRTTLFDQIIDMLRTERVKIHAGPRFASYLTFSPSEVKSLRTEYGDLECCIEVVDSMQEAIDHIHRYGSSHTDVIVTENEDTAEQFLQQLDSACVFWNASSRFADGYRFGLGAEVGISTARIHARGPVGLEGLLTTKWVLRGDGHTAADFSEHGTLKYLHENLPVTQPQPRQMAAQRED
- the LOC111967694 gene encoding delta-1-pyrroline-5-carboxylate synthase isoform X4 yields the protein MLLQRLSLCAGLPLGPRTQSTIICPRLAKPLTQVSLARANGNSFAHRGELRQAKRIVVKLGSAVVTRGDECGLALGRLASVVEQVAMLQNQGREMMIVTSGAVAFGKQRLRHEILLSQSVRQALHSGQNQLKDMSVPVLEARACAAAGQSGLMALYEAMFTQYSTCTAQVLVTNLDFHDDQKRQNLNSTLQELLRMNIVPIINTNDAVVPPPEPNSDLQGVNVISIKDNDSLAARLAVEMKADLLIALSDVEGLYDSPPGSDDAKLIDIFYPGDQQSITYGAKSRVGLGGMEAKVKAALWALQGGTSVVIANGTHPKVTGHVITDIVEGKKVGTFFSEVKPAGPTVEQQTEMARNSGRTLAALHPDQRGAIICHLADLLVEKKEEILAANKTDMDLAANAGQLSSALLNRLSLSPAKLNSLAIGLRQIAVASQDSVGRVLRRTRVAHNLELEQITVPIGVLLVIFEARPDCLPQVSALAIASGNALLAKGGKEAANTNRVLHELTQEALDIHGVKEAVQLVSTREEVEDLCRLDKMIDLIIPRGSSQLVRNIQRAAKSIPVLGHSEGICHVYVDSEAAIDKVIKIVRDSKCDYPAACNAMETLLMHRDILRTTLFDQIIDMLRTERVQITWLNKIQ
- the LOC111967697 gene encoding gamma-crystallin M2-like isoform X2: MHNHFSRCNSIKVESGCWVAYEKPNYTGYQYMLNKGEYPDYQRWAGFNDCIRSCRMVPPYHGNYRMKIYERSDFGGQNMEVMEDCPDLHERFHSRDISSANVMEGYWILHEHPHYRGRQYFLRPGEYRRHSEWGSSNPTIGSLRRVTETP
- the LOC111967697 gene encoding gamma-crystallin M2-like isoform X1 → MGKIIFYEDKNFQGRHYECSSDCAEMHNHFSRCNSIKVESGCWVAYEKPNYTGYQYMLNKGEYPDYQRWAGFNDCIRSCRMVPPYHGNYRMKIYERSDFGGQNMEVMEDCPDLHERFHSRDISSANVMEGYWILHEHPHYRGRQYFLRPGEYRRHSEWGSSNPTIGSLRRVTETP
- the LOC111967694 gene encoding delta-1-pyrroline-5-carboxylate synthase isoform X2, giving the protein MLLQRLSLCAGLPLGPRTQSTIICPRLAKPLTQVSLARANGNSFAHRGELRQAKRIVVKLGSAVVTRGDECGLALGRLASVVEQVAMLQNQGREMMIVTSGAVAFGKQRLRHEILLSQSVRQALHSGQNQLKDMSVPVLEARACAAAGQSGLMALYEAMFTQYSTCTAQVLVTNLDFHDDQKRQNLNSTLQELLRMNIVPIINTNDAVVPPPEPNSDLQGVISIKDNDSLAARLAVEMKADLLIALSDVEGLYDSPPGSDDAKLIDIFYPGDQQSITYGAKSRVGLGGMEAKVKAALWALQGGTSVVIANGTHPKVTGHVITDIVEGKKVGTFFSEVKPAGPTVEQQTEMARNSGRTLAALHPDQRGAIICHLADLLVEKKEEILAANKTDMDLAANAGQLSSALLNRLSLSPAKLNSLAIGLRQIAVASQDSVGRVLRRTRVAHNLELEQITVPIGVLLVIFEARPDCLPQVSALAIASGNALLAKGGKEAANTNRVLHELTQEALDIHGVKEAVQLVSTREEVEDLCRLDKMIDLIIPRGSSQLVRNIQRAAKSIPVLGHSEGICHVYVDSEAAIDKVIKIVRDSKCDYPAACNAMETLLMHRDILRTTLFDQIIDMLRTERVKIHAGPRFASYLTFSPSEVKSLRTEYGDLECCIEVVDSMQEAIDHIHRYGSSHTDVIVTENEDTAEQFLQQLDSACVFWNASSRFADGYRFGLGAEVGISTARIHARGPVGLEGLLTTKWVLRGDGHTAADFSEHGTLKYLHENLPVTQPQPRQMAAQRED